The sequence TGGAATGGATATCAAGAGCCTGAAGCCAGAAGCAAAATTGTTACAGTCAACAATTAAAAATGGTTTGAGTGAAGGGACGTATACAAATGTATTTGATGGCAATCTTTCTACTTATATTTTGACAAAAGAAAATCCGGCGAAAGATTCTTATATTACATTTGATTTGGGAAAAACGATTGAAGTGTATGATGTGGAGGCAGTAACCTCAGACGGATTACAGCGTCTGTACAATGCAAAGATTCAGATTTCAGAAAACAATAAAGACTGGACAGATGTGGCGACAGTTGAAAATGACAATTCTGTTATGGAAGTTCCTTATCGCTATGTGCGCGGTGATGCGAAAGGTGCAAAAGCAAGATATCTAAGACTTTACTTTACAGGTAACGGAAATGATAAATTGAAGCTACATGAGATTCAGATTAATAAAAAGACAGAAGGCGGCGTAGCGGCGGCGCAGATCACAAGCAACATGTCAGGTGATGTGGGAGCCGTGATTGATAATGACATCAGTACATTGTTCAATAAAAAGACAAAGTCCGGTGACTATATTAAATATCGTGTGACAGAAAATACAAACATTACACAGATTTCTGTGTTACAGGGTGCAGCCGGTGAAGGTGATTTGTATGTAACAACTCCAAAGGGTGAGCAAAAACTGGGAACAGTGAAAGATGTCATTGCAAAATTTGATACAAAAGATGTGGGACCAATTTCAGAGATTAGCATTAAATGGACTAAAGAAAGTGAAGCCTCAATTCATGAACTGGCAATTACAACCGGAGAAAATGCATCTGACGATATCGGAGAGTATGTAGATCCAATTATCGTAGACAATGGTGAGGAAATTGAACAGAATATTGCAATCGGTAAAAAAGTAGAAGTTTCTGGAACGACTGCTGGAGATAAAAATAATGTAAATGATGCGAATACCGAAACAAAATGGGACAGTGATTTCATCAAAGGTAATAACGCAAAAGAAAACTCATGGATTTACGTCGATCTTGGAGCAGAAAAAGAATATACTATGAATCAGATTGTAGTACGTTTCTATAATCTGATCTACCCAACAAAGTGGGAACTTCAGACATCGGATGATGCTCAAAACTGGACAACTGTAAAAGAACTTTCCAAAAATCCGAATGGAGCACCACATCCGGTAGAAACAATTGATTTAGAGACTCCTCTGACAGCCAGATATGTTCGCCTTTTCTTTGAGGAATTGAACTCAGCCGCAGCCGGAAATGGTGTCGGAATCACAGAGTTTGAGATTTACGGAAAAGAGAAAAAGGATGAGGTGACAGACAAGACTGCTTTAAATGAGGCGATCAAAGAAGCAGAAGGAAAAGCAGAATCCAAAGAGTATACGAAAGCTTCCAAGGAAAGCTTAAAAGCAGTCATTGCAGAGGCAAAGAAAGTTGCAGAGAATGCAAGTGCGACACAGGACGAGGTGACAAAGGCGACTACAAAATTGCAGGAGGCAGTAAACGCACTTCAAGTGAAAGTGACAGAAAAGCAGAATATTGGATTGAAAAAACCAGTGACGGTATCTGGTACAAGCAATGGCGTCAAGGAATCCATCAATGATGGAAATGCATCCACAAAATGGGACAGTGATCTTATCAAGAGTGGAACAGGTGATGAGGCACAGGACATTGGCGATGCATGGTTTGCAATTGATCTTGGGGAGCAGATGAATCTGATTGACGGTTTGAAGGTATCATACTTCAATAAAGTATATCCTACAGATTATGAGGTGCAGGTATCCAATGACAATGAGAACTGGACAACGGTGAAGACTTTATCAAAAGAACATAACGGTCCGGTGAATCCGACTGATGAGATTACATTTGAAACTCCGGTTTCAGCACGCTATGTGAGAATGTTCTTTAAGGAATTGAACAATGTGGCAGGTGGACACGGCGTTGGAATCAATGAGGCAGAAGTGCTTGGCAGATATGTATATGAGAAATCCTCTGTACAGAGTGTGTCTGCAAATACAGATATCCTGATTGAGAAAGACAGTGAATTTGATGCTGCGAAGCTTCCGGCTGTAAATGGAATTCAGGTTGCAGTGGAAGAAATGACTGACACAATCAAAGTACTTGTTCCGGTGACATGGAATACAGATAATCTAGATACCGGTAAAGTAGATACATATGTGTTGGAAGGAACACTGAGTTTAAATGCAGTTGCAAATGCAGAGAATAAAAAGGCGAGCGTGAATGTAGTAGTACAAGGTGAGCCTACAGAAGAACTCGATTATAAAGCATTGGATGAACAACTTGTGATTGCAGCAGGAAAAGAACAGGATAAAGATAAGTATACAACAGAGTCTTATGATGCGTTTAAAACAGCATATGACAATGCGAAAAATGTAAAAGAGAATGCGACGACACAAGAGGCTGTGGATCAGGCGACAGAGACTTTGAAGAACGCGATTGCAGGTCTCAAAGAAAAACCGACAGAGCCTGAGACTCCGGAAGTAGATAAGAGTAAATTGCAGGCAAAAGTGGATGAGTACAGTAAGTTAGATTCCGATATTTATACACAAGAGAGCTGGGGGGCATTTGTAGACGTATTGGAAGATGCAAATGCGGTATTAGCAGATGAGAAAGCAACACAGGAAACGGTTGATGCAATGCTTCAAAGCTTGGAAGAAGCATATGGTAAGCTGGAAGTGGCAGAGACACCGGATCCTCAGCCGGAAGTAGACAAGACAGCGCTGCAGGCAAAGGTAGATGAGTGCAGCAAACTAAATGAAAAAGATTACACAGAGGCAAGCTGGGAAGGATTTGCGAAAGCATTTGAAGAAGCCAATGCGGTATTGAAAAATGAGAATGCAACGCAGGACGATGTCGATCAAGCGTTAAAAGTGTTGAATGAGATGTGTGGAGCACTTAAGAAAGTAACAACACCTACCACACCTACAACGCCAACAACACCTACGAAGCCGACGACTCCAACAGAACCGGATAAAAACAAACCAGACAACAAGAAACCGGTAAAAACAGGAGATCCGACAAGCGTGTTTGGCATTTTCTCATCCATGATTTTAGCGAGCGGCTATATCTTGGGACGTAGAAAAAAAGACGATAATTAAGAATGAGAGAACCCCTTCATATCGGTAGCGGTATGAAGGGGTTTTCCTTGCGGGAACCGGAGAAATTGAGTATACTAAAAAGAAGAAAATGCGACTCTGGGAAAGGGGAGAAGATTGAAAATGAAAGTGATTGATTTTCAGGATGCAAATTGCAGGCATTGCTATAAATGTGTTCGAAATTGCAGTGTAAAAGCAATTTCAGTCCGGAATGAACAGGCGCATATTATTCGGGAAGCCTGCATTCACTGTGGGCATTGTCTGGAAGTTTGCCCGCAGAATGCGAAAACATTTGCGAGTGATATGGAGCGTGTCAAAGGGTATCTGAGACAGGGGATGAAAACCGTGATTTCTATTGCGCCGTCTTATCTTGGTGTGTTGGAGTATAAAAATCCGGGGCAGGTTGTGGATGCACTGTTAAAGCTTGGTTTTTTTGAAGTGCGCGAGACGGCAGAGGGAGCGGCGCTTGTCACACGTGAATATCAGAAACTCCTGGAAGAAGGAACGATGAAAAACCTGATTACAACCTGCTGCCCAAGTGTGAATGATCTGATCGAAAAATACTACCCAAGTCTGACAAAATATATGACTCCGGTAGTATCTCCGATGATCGCGCATGGGAGACTGATCAAAAAGATTTATGGTGAGGATGTGAAGGTTGTTTTTTTAGGGCCTTGCATTGCAAAAAAAGAAGAGGCAGTTGGGGATGACAGGGTGTTTGGGGCTGTCGATGCAATTCTGACATTTGAGGAGCTTGGCGGATGGCTGAAGGCAGAAGGAATCACAATATCGGAATGCGAAGAGAAGCCGTTTGGAAATCCGGATCCGAGGATCAACCGCATTTATCCGGTTGGAGGAGGAATTGTAAAGTCGGTGATGGAACAGAAAGAGATGAAGGATACATATCACAAACTTTACGTGGACGGTCTGGATGCCTGTATGGAACTATTTAAAAGCATGGAGAAGGAGGAACTCAGCCACTGCTTTATCGAGGCAAATGTATGTGACGGAGGCTGTATTAAAGGACCTGCATCGGACCAGTGGCAGAATTCTTTTGTGAAAGCGAAGGTGCAGATTGAAGCACAGGTGGAACATGCGCCCGCTTCCGAGGATATTCCATATGATTGCATATCAATGCAAAAAACATTTTTGGATCGCAGTCAGCACGAACAAGTTCCGACAGAGGAGGAATTGACAGAATTGCTGCAGGCAATCGGAAAGTATAAAAAAGAGGATGAATTGAATTGTGGTGCATGCGGGTATTCGACCTGTCGGGCGAAAGCGACAGCGGTATTTCAGAAGAAGGCAGAACTTGGGATGTGTCTTCCGTATGCGATTGCACAGGCAGAATCGATGTCGAATATTGTGCTGGATGTGACACCGAATCTGATTTTCATCATAGATGATGAGATGCGGATTCGAGAGTGCAACCGAATGGCGCAGCAGTATTTGGGAGTCAGCAGGGAAGAAGCGCTGGAGCGATACATATTCGAGTTTATCGAGACGGAAGATATCGAGATGGTGCTTGAAACGAAACAGTCTATTATGAGTAAAAAAGTAGATTTACCGCAGATTCACTTGAAGGCGGAAGAAAAAATTGTGTATATTCCGAATCTTACATCAGTGCTTGTCATTTATCAGGATATCACGAAAGAGGAGAAGGCGAAGGAAAAGCGGTACCGTTTAAAGATGGAGACGATCGATGCTGCACAGAAGGTTATTGATAAGCAGATGATGGTGGCGCAGGAAATTGCGGGACTTTTAGGAGAAACAACGGCGGAGACAAAGGTTACGCTTACGAAATTACGGGATTCAATCCTGATGGATGAGGAGGAGTAGCATGAGTGTTAGTGTGGATGTTGCGTGGAAAAGTCTGAACAAATATCAGGAAGAACTCTGCGGAGATAAGGTGGAGGTGCTGAAGACGGATAAGGCAGACGTTTTGATTTTGGCTGATGGAATGGGAAGCGGTGTGAAAGCGAACATACTTGCAACACTCACTTCAAAAATCCTAAAGACAATGTTTCGGGATGGGGCTTCCATTGAGCTTGCGGTGGAGACGATCGCAAAGACCCTGCCGATCTGCAAAGTGCGGGAAGTGGCGTATGCAACGTTTAGCATTCTTCAGATTGCTCACAATGGAGAAGCGTATCTTGTCGAATTTGACAATCCAAGCTGCATTTTTATCCGGGATAAAAAGATTGTGGATTATCCGTACAAAGAACGTATAATCGAAGGGAAAACAATACGTGAATATCGTTTTCAGGTAAAGCTCAATGATTGCTTTGTTTTGATGAGTGATGGTGTGATCTACGCCGGGGAAGGAGAGCTTATGAATTTGAGCTGGACGTGGAACGAGATGGCAGAATATACGCTGAAATGCACAAAAAACACACTTTCTGCTTCGAGATTGACCGTTCTTTTGAGTGATCTGTGCAATGAATTGTATGCCCACCGTCCGGGTGATGACACGACGATTGCAGTCATGCGTGTGATCAATCGAAAAATCGTGAACATTTTTACCGGTCCGCCAAAAAGCAAAGATGATGATGAGCGTATGGTGCGGGAATTTATGTCAGAAGAGGGAACAAAGGTTGTGTCAGGAGGGACGAGCGCAAATATTATGGCGCGCGTTTTGCAGAAAAACATTGTCACATCGGTGAATTATCAAGATTCATCAGTGCCGCCGACTGCTGCGATTGAAGGTTTGGATTTGGTGACAGAGGGAGTTCTGACACTTGGAAAAGCATTAAAACTGCTCAAGAAATATGAGAGAGATGATTTTGACGTGGAATTTTTTGATGAGTTGGATGCGGATAATGGAGCGTCCAGACTTGCAAGGCTGTTAATCGAAGAATGTACGGACATTCATTTATTTGTGGGGACGGCAACGAATGAAGCGCACCAAAATTCCAATCTTCCATTTGACTTAAGTATCCGAATGAATCTGGTAGAACAGCTTCAGGAGGTGGCAAGGAAGATGGGAAAACAGGTGTGCGTAAAATACTACTAGTTGGAGGAAATATGTTAATACTTGTAATTATGATGCTTGGAGTTATTATCGGTATGAAACTGAATTTGAAGAAAACATTGAAGGTAAATGGAGTGCTTCAGATTGTTTTAACCGGGATTTTGATTTTTATTATGGGAGTCTCGCTTGGAAGCAGAGAAAACTTTTTTAATGAACTGGCAGAACTTGGCTGGAAGAGTGTGCTCTATATGTTGTCTGCGGTGGCAGGATCTACTTTGATCGTCTATGGACTTACGAAAGTATTTATGAAAAGTAAGGAGGATAAGGAAATATGATGGTTGTGATCGCAGTGTGCTGTCTGGCAGCGGGAGTGCTTTTGGGAAATGGAATTCTTCCGAAGGATATAATTGATTTTCTGACCGGACACTCAGAACATGTGTTGTATGTGCTGATGTTCTCTGTCGGAATCAGTGTTGGAGCGAACAAAGGTGTATTCCAGAAATTAAGAGAGCATCATGTGAAAATCTTATTGATTCCAATAGGAGTTATTTTGGGAAGCATTTTTGGAGGTGTTGTGTGCAGTCTGTTTTTAGGGGAAAGCTTACGGGACAGTCTGATGATTGTGTCGGGGCTTGGCTGGTACAGTCTTTCTGGAGTTCTGGTGACGGAGCTTGCAGGTGCAAAAATTGGTACGATTGCGTTTCTATGTAATCTTTTGCGGGAAATCTTCTCGTTTATGATCATACCGGTTGTAGTAAAATATTTTAACGGATATGCGGCGATTGCTCCGGCAGCAGCTACGAGTGAGGATACGACACTTCCGATGCTGATGAAATATACATCAGGAGAAGTGGTGATGATGGCAGTTTTGAATGGAATTATCTGTTCGGCAGCGGTTCCGGTATTGATAAAACTGTTTAACGGAATTTTATGATTAGTATATTGTGCAAGAAAAAAAGACGGGAATCCCGTCTTTTTAACGTTCATATACAATATAGCGGTATTTTTGCAGCAATTCAGTTGCATTATGGGAAGAAGATTCGTCGTAAAATTCAATACGCAGAACGCCTTCTTCAAATTCACGGTTATGTATAATGCCGATATTTTTGATGCTGATATTGTTTGATGCAAGTATGGTCGCAATTGTTGCGATTCCCCCTGCTTCGTCGATGATATCGCAGTAGATCGCAAACACTTTTTTGATCGGTCCGGAGGAACCTTCCGGAATGGAATTCCGGTAATTTTTAGATGTCTCAAATAAATCATATAATTTTTGCTCGGAGCTTTCTGCGACAGAATCTCTTGCATTTTTTAACATGTCAATGTAAGCGTCCAAAATTTTGACAATATTGTCTCCGTTTTTCAGACAGATATGCTGCCACATTGTCGGAGAAGAAGAGGCAATTCTTGTGATATCCTTAAATCCTCCTGCAGCAAGCTGTTTCATTAACTCATCTTTTGTATCCGTATCCTTTACAAAGTTGACTAAGGTGGATGCAATGATATGTGGCAGATGGCTGATTGTTCCGGTGATCAGATCGTGCTCTTTGTAATCCAAGATGACCGGAAGTGCTTTTAACGATTCTACAAAAGTGCTGTATGCAGTCACTTTATCTTGCGATACGGTCGAAGATGGAGTCAGGATGAAGTACGCATTTTCAATCAGCATCGATTTGGAATTTAAAAAACCGGACTTCTCAGAACCAGCCATTGGATGTCCTCCGATAAAATTTTCTTCCATATCAAGAGCGATGATCTCCTCGTGAATCGAAGTCTTTACACTGCCTACGTCAGTGAGAATACAGTCTTTGGTAACATAGTGTTTGATCTGCTTTAAATACGCAGTGTTATATGAGACCGGTGCACATAGGAAAATATAGTGACAGTTGGAAAAGTTGTTATCGATGGAAGTGCAGGCTACGTTGATTACAGATTCCTGCGTGGCGAGCGCGAGTGTCTCTCTGCTTTTGTCAAAGGCGATAATCTCGGAATCAGGGTAATACTGACGGATCGCACGGGCGATGGAACCGCCAATCAATCCAAGCCCGATAAACCCGATTTTGTAAGGTTTGTTCATAATATTTGCTGTCCTTTCTTTATTTTCACTTATCAATTATTGTACACTAAAGTAAAAGACAAATAAATTGTATAAATTTAATAAAAGAGTTGTAATTTTGTGGAAATTTTAGTACAATATACACATGAGAAACTACAAAAATAAGGAGGCAGCAAAATATGAAAGTTTACAGAACAGACGAAATTAGAAATGTGGTACTTTTAGGACACGGAGGCAGCGGAAAAACTAGTTTAGTCGAAGCAATGGCTTATGTATCAGGAGCAACCAATCGAATGGGCAAGATAACAGACCATAACACGATTAGTGATTTTGATAAAGAAGAACAAAAACGAGAGTTTTCGATTAGTACAAGTCTGATCCCGATTGAATGGGAAAAAGCAAAGATCAATATTTTGGATACACCGGGATACTTTGATTTTGTTGGAGAAGTAGAAGAAGCGGTAAGTGCAGCGGATGCAGCCGTAATTGTTGTTTCAGGAAAAGCAGGAGTAGAAGTAGGAACGGAAAAAGCGTGGGAGTTATGTGACAAATATAATCTTCCGAGAATGGTATATGTGACAGAGATGGATGTGGATGATGCAAGTTTCCGGCAGGTTGTGGAAGATTTGA comes from Coprococcus phoceensis and encodes:
- a CDS encoding beta-N-acetylglucosaminidase domain-containing protein; the protein is MKKKRKSLRVASAALVCAMTATSVLPAAAAKKNEETTPTVPTEQTECSKNPNAYAIYPLPQKVTYPQTTQSFELKSGEVTIVAENGVDEATKNFVKKVLDKYKVGYKESENVDDEKTNIILGVEQTNGAADSYMKENKINEPNAEFYKKPDAYVLDADAQKKDIVIEGKDTDATFHGVATLQMMFSSFSGKKFLDAHIEDYATVATRGYIEGFYGAWNFDERENLMEFAKDYKMNSYVYAPKGDAYHTSKWDQLYPDETIKEFEKLVKKAEETKVDFVWSIHLGNFFKSFSSISDAKYETQYQKLMAKLEQLYKIGVRKFDILNDDFGGGNNDMVVTVLNRLNEDLKKKGCQPITYCPQGYNKAWSGNGAELTALKNLNDDIHIYWTGDDVNSPITQETVNFLKEKTNHDPDFWLNYPVNEHAKSGIYLGDITYYARDNVTGLAGFHSNPSRFAYSNEVGLYQLASLVWNNNKYSEHANEIWESAFNYLQPEVKDSYLTIARNVANAPGSSRVPGFNESEYLKEKLDAVQKLVNAGKPIKENEDAKAILAEFDNILNAVKDFEKNCANKNLVKELTPWLKSLNDVASAGKGALESLIALENGDTTTAWTKLSSASKYYNTMYTYLTAEDLPNVYAKAGSKRLAPFVAKAINAAKNQLTPILNPGDTTISPTLYAKMGGAEVTETADSKKMYDGDETTYVSWQVKQQAGDYYGLDLGRVTTVTDVSILQAQKDGHHDIFHDAELQYSEDGETWEKIDAKVDGDRITADGLNVKARYVRYYLKTAGYNGKPDYWTYVREFTVNKKVEEHDRVYTNVDALKKTPLTIEGTEISVRNLKGVTLKPNNYVGIKLETPEAAKSFVKEVSAEEGLVFEYSFDALNWSEAKEVKDLAGVKYLRLRNNSEKDVTVDITKIGMDIKSLKPEAKLLQSTIKNGLSEGTYTNVFDGNLSTYILTKENPAKDSYITFDLGKTIEVYDVEAVTSDGLQRLYNAKIQISENNKDWTDVATVENDNSVMEVPYRYVRGDAKGAKARYLRLYFTGNGNDKLKLHEIQINKKTEGGVAAAQITSNMSGDVGAVIDNDISTLFNKKTKSGDYIKYRVTENTNITQISVLQGAAGEGDLYVTTPKGEQKLGTVKDVIAKFDTKDVGPISEISIKWTKESEASIHELAITTGENASDDIGEYVDPIIVDNGEEIEQNIAIGKKVEVSGTTAGDKNNVNDANTETKWDSDFIKGNNAKENSWIYVDLGAEKEYTMNQIVVRFYNLIYPTKWELQTSDDAQNWTTVKELSKNPNGAPHPVETIDLETPLTARYVRLFFEELNSAAAGNGVGITEFEIYGKEKKDEVTDKTALNEAIKEAEGKAESKEYTKASKESLKAVIAEAKKVAENASATQDEVTKATTKLQEAVNALQVKVTEKQNIGLKKPVTVSGTSNGVKESINDGNASTKWDSDLIKSGTGDEAQDIGDAWFAIDLGEQMNLIDGLKVSYFNKVYPTDYEVQVSNDNENWTTVKTLSKEHNGPVNPTDEITFETPVSARYVRMFFKELNNVAGGHGVGINEAEVLGRYVYEKSSVQSVSANTDILIEKDSEFDAAKLPAVNGIQVAVEEMTDTIKVLVPVTWNTDNLDTGKVDTYVLEGTLSLNAVANAENKKASVNVVVQGEPTEELDYKALDEQLVIAAGKEQDKDKYTTESYDAFKTAYDNAKNVKENATTQEAVDQATETLKNAIAGLKEKPTEPETPEVDKSKLQAKVDEYSKLDSDIYTQESWGAFVDVLEDANAVLADEKATQETVDAMLQSLEEAYGKLEVAETPDPQPEVDKTALQAKVDECSKLNEKDYTEASWEGFAKAFEEANAVLKNENATQDDVDQALKVLNEMCGALKKVTTPTTPTTPTTPTKPTTPTEPDKNKPDNKKPVKTGDPTSVFGIFSSMILASGYILGRRKKDDN
- a CDS encoding [Fe-Fe] hydrogenase large subunit C-terminal domain-containing protein → MKVIDFQDANCRHCYKCVRNCSVKAISVRNEQAHIIREACIHCGHCLEVCPQNAKTFASDMERVKGYLRQGMKTVISIAPSYLGVLEYKNPGQVVDALLKLGFFEVRETAEGAALVTREYQKLLEEGTMKNLITTCCPSVNDLIEKYYPSLTKYMTPVVSPMIAHGRLIKKIYGEDVKVVFLGPCIAKKEEAVGDDRVFGAVDAILTFEELGGWLKAEGITISECEEKPFGNPDPRINRIYPVGGGIVKSVMEQKEMKDTYHKLYVDGLDACMELFKSMEKEELSHCFIEANVCDGGCIKGPASDQWQNSFVKAKVQIEAQVEHAPASEDIPYDCISMQKTFLDRSQHEQVPTEEELTELLQAIGKYKKEDELNCGACGYSTCRAKATAVFQKKAELGMCLPYAIAQAESMSNIVLDVTPNLIFIIDDEMRIRECNRMAQQYLGVSREEALERYIFEFIETEDIEMVLETKQSIMSKKVDLPQIHLKAEEKIVYIPNLTSVLVIYQDITKEEKAKEKRYRLKMETIDAAQKVIDKQMMVAQEIAGLLGETTAETKVTLTKLRDSILMDEEE
- a CDS encoding SpoIIE family protein phosphatase, whose product is MSVSVDVAWKSLNKYQEELCGDKVEVLKTDKADVLILADGMGSGVKANILATLTSKILKTMFRDGASIELAVETIAKTLPICKVREVAYATFSILQIAHNGEAYLVEFDNPSCIFIRDKKIVDYPYKERIIEGKTIREYRFQVKLNDCFVLMSDGVIYAGEGELMNLSWTWNEMAEYTLKCTKNTLSASRLTVLLSDLCNELYAHRPGDDTTIAVMRVINRKIVNIFTGPPKSKDDDERMVREFMSEEGTKVVSGGTSANIMARVLQKNIVTSVNYQDSSVPPTAAIEGLDLVTEGVLTLGKALKLLKKYERDDFDVEFFDELDADNGASRLARLLIEECTDIHLFVGTATNEAHQNSNLPFDLSIRMNLVEQLQEVARKMGKQVCVKYY
- a CDS encoding LysO family transporter → MLILVIMMLGVIIGMKLNLKKTLKVNGVLQIVLTGILIFIMGVSLGSRENFFNELAELGWKSVLYMLSAVAGSTLIVYGLTKVFMKSKEDKEI
- a CDS encoding lysine exporter LysO family protein, which gives rise to MMVVIAVCCLAAGVLLGNGILPKDIIDFLTGHSEHVLYVLMFSVGISVGANKGVFQKLREHHVKILLIPIGVILGSIFGGVVCSLFLGESLRDSLMIVSGLGWYSLSGVLVTELAGAKIGTIAFLCNLLREIFSFMIIPVVVKYFNGYAAIAPAAATSEDTTLPMLMKYTSGEVVMMAVLNGIICSAAVPVLIKLFNGIL
- a CDS encoding prephenate dehydrogenase — translated: MNKPYKIGFIGLGLIGGSIARAIRQYYPDSEIIAFDKSRETLALATQESVINVACTSIDNNFSNCHYIFLCAPVSYNTAYLKQIKHYVTKDCILTDVGSVKTSIHEEIIALDMEENFIGGHPMAGSEKSGFLNSKSMLIENAYFILTPSSTVSQDKVTAYSTFVESLKALPVILDYKEHDLITGTISHLPHIIASTLVNFVKDTDTKDELMKQLAAGGFKDITRIASSSPTMWQHICLKNGDNIVKILDAYIDMLKNARDSVAESSEQKLYDLFETSKNYRNSIPEGSSGPIKKVFAIYCDIIDEAGGIATIATILASNNISIKNIGIIHNREFEEGVLRIEFYDESSSHNATELLQKYRYIVYER